The following are encoded in a window of Ruficoccus amylovorans genomic DNA:
- a CDS encoding FAD-binding and (Fe-S)-binding domain-containing protein, which translates to MPSALTQPAPVLGELKQQLTGELHTSPVMRKLYATDASEYQEFPQAVAFPADEADIATLIRFAARHRVGLIPRTAGTSLAGQVVGGGIVVDVGRRLNQILSLDAASRRVRVQPGVVRNELNHFLQPHGLLYGPETSTANRAMIGGMVGNNSCGSNSVVYGSAREHLVSCRGFLSDGTEVTFGPLDQEGLEQKCAGPEDSLEAKIYRFCRDLLGDKNNRELIAKNFPKSSIPRRNTGYALDLLMDARVFDPASEQPFNLCRLIAGSEGTLFFGVEFELDLNRLPPAHSALLCAHFADVDQSLRAVLHALPHQPFAVELLDRHILEATKRNIEQAKNRFFVQGDPGAILVVDIRHDDEAEVDRRLAEIVVALKADGLGYHFPILKGPDQARIWELRRAGQGLMSNVPGDAKPREIVEDTAVDVHDLPAYIAEFDTLMREKYHIECVYYAHAGSGELHTRPMFNLKTAEGLKTFRGVAEDIAALVKKYNGSLSGEHGDGRLRGEFIPFMVGEECFAMMRRVKETFDPLGIFNPGKIIDTPPMDTALRVSPDEETPQYDTFFDFSSTLGVLRAAEQCNGSGDCRKGHLAGGTMCPSYMATREEKHTTRARANILRHTLTHPRDALKPFDSGEVKEVMDLCLSCKACKSECPSNVDIAKLKAEFLQHYYDEHGVPLRSRMIANYTLFNKLVDVAPWAWNLLFGTAPIRRLLNRVNGFHPDRTIPLRHRTTLTRWFKKQPAQAAPKRKVYLFCDEFTEYNDVPVGQKAIKLLQRLGYEVVIPRHRESARTWLSKGLVRKASQIAEANVRLLAPLVTGETPLVGIEPSGILGFRDEYPDLVPGELKPAARALAKNCLLFSEFIEREIDAGRISADAFTDEPKSIHLHGHCFQKSLASITPSVRALSLPGNYTVTVIPSGCCGMAGSFGYEKEHYEVSMKVGELVLFPTVRKLPADTLVAAPGTSCRHQIHDGTGRTALHPAEILYDALKPG; encoded by the coding sequence AACAGCAACTGACCGGCGAACTCCACACCAGCCCGGTCATGCGCAAGCTCTACGCCACCGACGCATCCGAGTATCAGGAGTTCCCGCAGGCGGTTGCCTTCCCTGCCGACGAGGCGGACATCGCCACGCTGATCCGCTTCGCCGCCCGGCACCGGGTGGGGCTCATCCCGCGCACGGCGGGCACCTCGCTGGCCGGGCAGGTCGTCGGCGGCGGGATCGTGGTCGATGTTGGCCGGCGGTTGAACCAGATACTTTCCCTCGACGCCGCCAGCCGCCGCGTGCGCGTGCAGCCGGGCGTCGTCCGCAACGAATTGAACCACTTTCTCCAGCCGCACGGACTGCTCTACGGCCCCGAGACCTCGACCGCCAACCGCGCCATGATCGGCGGCATGGTCGGCAACAACTCCTGCGGCTCGAACTCCGTCGTTTACGGCTCGGCCCGCGAGCACCTCGTCTCCTGCCGCGGCTTTCTCAGCGACGGCACGGAAGTGACGTTCGGCCCACTCGACCAGGAGGGCTTGGAGCAAAAATGCGCCGGCCCCGAGGACTCGCTGGAGGCGAAGATTTACCGTTTCTGCCGCGACCTCCTCGGCGACAAAAACAACCGCGAGCTGATTGCCAAAAATTTCCCCAAGTCTTCCATCCCGCGCCGCAACACCGGCTACGCGCTCGACCTGCTGATGGATGCCCGCGTCTTCGACCCGGCCTCGGAGCAGCCCTTTAATCTCTGCCGCCTCATCGCCGGGTCCGAGGGCACGCTCTTCTTCGGGGTCGAGTTCGAGCTGGACCTCAACCGGCTGCCACCGGCACACAGCGCCCTGCTCTGCGCGCACTTCGCCGATGTGGACCAGTCGCTGCGCGCCGTCCTCCACGCACTCCCGCACCAGCCCTTCGCCGTCGAACTGCTCGACCGCCACATCCTCGAAGCCACCAAGCGCAACATCGAGCAGGCGAAGAACCGCTTCTTCGTGCAGGGGGATCCCGGCGCGATTCTCGTAGTGGACATCCGCCATGACGACGAGGCCGAGGTAGACCGCCGCCTGGCCGAAATAGTCGTCGCACTTAAGGCCGACGGACTCGGCTACCATTTCCCCATCCTCAAGGGCCCCGACCAGGCGCGTATCTGGGAGCTACGCCGTGCCGGACAAGGGCTGATGAGCAACGTCCCCGGCGACGCCAAGCCGCGCGAAATCGTCGAGGACACCGCTGTCGATGTGCACGACCTGCCCGCGTACATCGCGGAGTTCGACACCCTCATGCGCGAGAAGTACCACATCGAATGCGTGTACTACGCCCACGCCGGTTCGGGCGAACTGCACACGCGCCCGATGTTCAACCTCAAAACCGCCGAGGGGTTGAAAACTTTTCGTGGCGTGGCCGAGGACATCGCCGCTCTGGTCAAGAAGTACAACGGCTCCCTCAGCGGCGAACACGGCGACGGGCGCCTGCGCGGCGAGTTCATCCCGTTCATGGTCGGCGAGGAGTGCTTCGCCATGATGCGGCGCGTGAAGGAAACCTTCGACCCGCTCGGGATCTTCAACCCCGGCAAGATCATCGACACCCCGCCGATGGACACCGCCCTGCGCGTCTCCCCCGACGAGGAGACTCCGCAGTACGACACCTTTTTCGACTTCTCCTCTACGCTCGGCGTGCTCCGCGCCGCCGAACAATGCAACGGGTCCGGCGATTGCCGCAAGGGGCACCTGGCCGGGGGCACCATGTGCCCGAGCTACATGGCCACGCGCGAGGAAAAGCACACCACCCGCGCCCGCGCCAACATCCTGCGCCACACCCTCACCCACCCGCGCGACGCGCTCAAGCCCTTCGACTCCGGCGAGGTCAAGGAGGTCATGGACCTGTGCCTCTCGTGCAAGGCGTGCAAATCCGAATGCCCCTCCAACGTGGACATCGCCAAGCTCAAGGCCGAGTTTCTCCAGCACTACTACGACGAGCATGGCGTCCCCCTGCGCTCGCGCATGATCGCCAACTACACGCTTTTCAACAAGCTCGTCGATGTCGCCCCCTGGGCCTGGAACCTGCTCTTTGGCACTGCACCGATCCGCCGCCTGCTCAACCGCGTGAACGGCTTCCACCCGGACCGCACTATCCCGCTGCGCCACCGCACTACCCTCACCCGCTGGTTTAAAAAACAACCGGCCCAAGCCGCTCCGAAGCGCAAGGTGTACCTGTTCTGCGACGAGTTTACCGAGTACAACGACGTGCCTGTCGGCCAAAAAGCGATCAAGCTGCTCCAGCGGCTCGGCTACGAGGTGGTCATCCCGCGCCACCGCGAAAGCGCCCGGACGTGGCTCTCAAAAGGACTCGTGCGCAAGGCCAGCCAAATCGCCGAAGCAAACGTGCGCCTGCTGGCCCCGCTCGTCACCGGGGAAACGCCACTGGTCGGGATCGAGCCCTCGGGCATCCTCGGCTTCCGCGACGAATACCCCGACCTCGTGCCCGGCGAACTCAAGCCCGCCGCGCGCGCCCTGGCCAAGAACTGTCTGTTGTTTTCAGAGTTCATCGAACGTGAGATCGACGCCGGGCGCATCAGCGCGGACGCCTTCACCGACGAGCCGAAGAGCATCCACCTGCACGGCCACTGCTTCCAGAAATCGCTCGCCTCGATCACACCGAGCGTGCGCGCGCTGTCATTGCCCGGCAACTACACCGTCACCGTCATCCCCTCGGGCTGCTGCGGGATGGCCGGTTCCTTCGGCTACGAAAAGGAGCACTACGAAGTCTCGATGAAAGTCGGAGAGTTGGTGCTCTTCCCCACCGTGCGCAAACTGCCCGCTGACACGCTCGTGGCCGCCCCCGGCACTTCCTGCCGACACCAGATCCACGACGGCACGGGCCGCACCGCCCTGCACCCCGCCGAGATTCTTTATGACGCGCTCAAGCCGGGCTGA